The following are from one region of the Pirellulales bacterium genome:
- the ndk gene encoding nucleoside-diphosphate kinase: MQRTFILLKPDCVQRRLMGRILARFEDKGLNVVAMKMLRITPELAKQHYAEHVQKGWYPTLEGFITGGPVVAAVLEGLEAIRVVRDMLGATNGLNAAPGTIRGDFSSSRQMNLVHGSDGEEAAAREIALYFKPEELCEDTPTITKWMRAADEA; encoded by the coding sequence ATGCAACGCACGTTTATTCTGCTGAAACCCGATTGCGTTCAACGCCGCCTGATGGGGCGCATCCTCGCCCGGTTCGAGGACAAGGGGCTCAACGTCGTGGCGATGAAGATGCTGCGGATTACCCCCGAACTGGCCAAGCAGCACTATGCCGAGCACGTGCAGAAGGGCTGGTACCCGACGCTCGAGGGGTTCATCACCGGCGGCCCCGTCGTGGCCGCCGTGCTCGAAGGGCTCGAAGCGATCCGCGTCGTCCGCGACATGCTGGGCGCCACCAATGGCCTGAACGCCGCCCCCGGCACGATCCGCGGCGATTTCAGCAGCAGCCGGCAGATGAACCTCGTCCACGGCTCGGACGGCGAAGAAGCCGCGGCCCGCGAGATCGCCCTCTACTTCAAACCCGAAGAACTGTGCGAAGACACGCCGACGATCACGAAGTGGATGCGCGCGGCAGACGAAGCGTAG
- a CDS encoding deoxyribonuclease IV encodes MSIAGGYYKAVEAASRVGCDCVQLFTKNNNQWRAKPIAPAEAERFKAALVELGIAHPISHDSYLINLGSPDDELWTKSIDATVVELQRAEQLGIPYVVAHPGAYTTSSEAAGIKRIAQGLDEVHKQSRGVAAMILLETTAGQGSNLGWRFEHLAAILDAARQPERLGVCFDTCHVFAAGYAMGTQKDYRATMRAFDQSVGLDQIRAFHLNDSKAKFGSRVDRHAAIGRGEMGIEPFRFLVNDRRFRRVPMYLETPKGEENGVDLDVINLATLRGLIAKRA; translated from the coding sequence ATGTCGATCGCCGGCGGCTATTACAAAGCCGTCGAAGCCGCCTCCCGCGTCGGATGCGATTGCGTGCAGTTGTTCACCAAGAACAACAACCAGTGGCGGGCCAAGCCGATCGCCCCTGCCGAGGCCGAGCGGTTCAAGGCCGCGCTGGTCGAATTGGGAATCGCGCATCCCATCTCGCACGACTCGTATCTGATCAACCTCGGCAGCCCCGACGACGAGTTGTGGACGAAGTCGATCGACGCGACGGTCGTCGAACTGCAGCGGGCCGAGCAACTCGGGATCCCCTACGTCGTCGCCCATCCCGGGGCGTACACCACCAGCAGCGAGGCGGCCGGGATCAAGCGGATCGCCCAGGGGCTCGACGAGGTTCACAAGCAATCCCGCGGCGTCGCGGCGATGATCCTGCTTGAGACGACCGCCGGCCAGGGGAGCAACCTCGGCTGGCGGTTCGAGCACCTTGCGGCGATCCTCGATGCGGCGCGGCAACCCGAGCGGCTGGGAGTGTGCTTTGACACTTGCCACGTCTTCGCGGCGGGCTATGCGATGGGGACGCAGAAGGATTACCGGGCGACGATGCGGGCGTTCGATCAGTCCGTCGGCCTCGACCAGATCCGTGCGTTCCACCTCAACGACAGCAAGGCGAAGTTCGGTTCGCGCGTCGATCGCCATGCGGCGATTGGCCGGGGCGAGATGGGGATCGAGCCGTTCCGGTTCCTGGTGAACGATCGCCGCTTCCGCCGCGTGCCGATGTATCTGGAAACGCCCAAAGGGGAGGAGAACGGCGTCGACCTCGATGTGATCAATCTCGCTACGCTGCGCGGATTGATCGCGAAGCGAGCTTGA
- a CDS encoding metal ABC transporter permease: MTGCSPALAVGWPTWLVSDAAAIIATGAVTAAACAVLGSFLVLRRMSMMGDAISHAVLPGIAAAFLITQSYSVGPLLVGAIVAGLATAALTQSLHHYARVPADASMGVVFTSLFALGVVLITQVKGVHFDKQCVFEGALELTPLYVVTIAGVELPRALVVGGVVLAMNLLIVALLWKELKLSSFDPALSETMGFSAGLLHYLLMALTAITAVASFEAVGSILVVAMLIVPAATAHLLVDRLGPMVFLSAALGAVCSGLGYALAAWFDVNIAGMMAVVAGGLYGLAVLLSPQYGILSAVVRNARLALAVVRDDLLGVLYRLEELGTEHRLAAAEACAAVGGGLLARRGLAGLLRAGQVTQTTGRLELTPAGRDAARQLVRAHRLWENYLVQHLGLPLDHVHAPADRVEHYIDATMKESLEQKLDDARTDPHGREIPN; the protein is encoded by the coding sequence ATGACCGGCTGCTCTCCTGCCTTGGCCGTCGGGTGGCCGACGTGGCTGGTGTCCGACGCCGCGGCGATCATCGCCACCGGAGCCGTGACGGCCGCGGCCTGCGCGGTGCTCGGGTCGTTCCTCGTGCTGCGGCGCATGAGCATGATGGGGGACGCAATCTCGCATGCCGTGTTGCCCGGGATCGCCGCGGCGTTTCTGATCACCCAATCGTACTCCGTGGGCCCGTTGCTCGTCGGCGCCATCGTGGCGGGTCTGGCGACCGCCGCCCTCACGCAATCGCTGCATCACTACGCTCGCGTCCCCGCCGACGCAAGCATGGGGGTCGTATTCACGTCGCTGTTCGCGCTGGGGGTCGTTCTGATCACGCAGGTCAAGGGAGTCCACTTCGACAAGCAATGCGTCTTCGAGGGCGCCCTCGAACTGACGCCGCTGTACGTGGTCACGATCGCAGGGGTCGAACTCCCCCGGGCATTGGTCGTCGGCGGGGTCGTGCTTGCCATGAACCTGCTGATCGTCGCGCTGTTGTGGAAAGAGCTGAAGCTCAGTTCGTTCGACCCCGCGCTGTCCGAAACGATGGGATTCTCCGCGGGGCTGCTCCACTATCTGCTGATGGCCCTGACGGCGATCACGGCAGTTGCGTCGTTTGAGGCCGTAGGGTCGATCCTCGTCGTGGCGATGCTGATCGTCCCCGCGGCGACGGCCCACCTCCTGGTCGATCGGCTCGGACCGATGGTCTTTCTCTCCGCGGCGCTCGGGGCCGTGTGCAGCGGTCTCGGATACGCCCTGGCTGCGTGGTTCGACGTCAACATCGCCGGCATGATGGCCGTCGTCGCCGGCGGGCTCTACGGATTGGCCGTGCTGCTCTCGCCGCAATACGGCATCCTCAGCGCCGTGGTCCGCAACGCTCGGCTCGCCTTGGCCGTGGTGCGTGACGACTTGCTGGGAGTGCTGTACCGACTGGAAGAACTGGGAACCGAGCATCGCCTCGCCGCGGCTGAGGCCTGCGCGGCCGTCGGCGGCGGCCTGCTCGCTCGTCGCGGGTTGGCCGGCTTGCTGCGTGCCGGACAGGTGACGCAGACGACCGGTCGGCTGGAGCTCACCCCTGCGGGACGCGACGCGGCGCGGCAATTGGTCCGCGCCCACCGCCTGTGGGAAAACTACCTCGTCCAGCACCTCGGCCTGCCGCTCGACCATGTCCACGCCCCGGCTGATCGGGTCGAGCACTACATCGACGCGACGATGAAAGAGTCGCTCGAGCAAAAGCTCGACGACGCGCGGACCGACCCGCACGGGCGCGAGATCCCCAACTAA
- a CDS encoding metal ABC transporter permease: MNVPDAMFALSLSTKVTVGTAALGGIAGAIGALAVLRGRSLLGDMLSHAALPGVVLAFLLTGSRSLAVLSVGALASGLAAVGLMTLVIRWTRTKEDAAIGVMLSTFFGLGVVLLSKATRSTASGNSAGLTSFLFGEPGNMLTSDLALIGAVGIASAATLALLFKEFKLVAFDPDFALSQGWPATRLDLAMMTLVAAVTIAGLPIVGVVLMAAMIILPAATARMWTHRLHTLLLLAGALGVVAGGVGPRLGHGVPAGPAIVLTAATLFVLSLLFAPEQGMIARLVHEQRLRRRVAQDHLLRSLYELAEPRLAETPMIPFAALAANRGWRPARLRRLLSANQEQGLLAYRGDAVTLTPLGIRAAAEATRRHRLWELYMMRVAGAAADHVDRSADDVEHLLPPAVLLELEAELAAETAAEAAAAPTVPPSPHRMGGDAP, translated from the coding sequence ATGAACGTCCCCGATGCCATGTTCGCCCTGAGCCTGTCGACCAAGGTGACCGTGGGTACAGCGGCCCTGGGGGGAATCGCCGGCGCCATCGGCGCGCTCGCCGTATTGCGCGGTCGCTCGCTGCTGGGCGACATGCTGTCTCACGCCGCGTTGCCGGGAGTCGTGCTGGCCTTTCTGCTCACCGGCTCGCGAAGCCTCGCCGTGCTGTCGGTCGGCGCCCTGGCCAGCGGGTTGGCGGCGGTCGGCCTGATGACGCTGGTCATCCGCTGGACAAGAACCAAGGAGGACGCCGCGATCGGCGTCATGCTCAGCACCTTTTTCGGACTGGGGGTCGTGCTGTTGTCCAAGGCGACCCGCTCGACCGCGAGCGGCAACAGCGCGGGACTGACCTCCTTCTTGTTCGGCGAGCCGGGCAACATGCTCACCAGCGACTTGGCTCTGATCGGCGCCGTGGGAATCGCTTCCGCAGCGACGCTGGCGCTGCTGTTCAAGGAATTCAAGCTGGTCGCGTTTGATCCCGACTTCGCCTTGTCGCAGGGGTGGCCCGCGACGCGCCTCGACTTGGCGATGATGACGCTGGTGGCCGCGGTGACGATTGCGGGACTGCCGATCGTGGGGGTCGTGCTCATGGCGGCGATGATCATCCTGCCCGCGGCGACGGCAAGGATGTGGACCCATCGGCTTCACACGCTCTTGTTGTTGGCCGGGGCGCTGGGCGTCGTCGCCGGGGGAGTCGGTCCGCGGCTGGGGCACGGCGTACCCGCGGGACCGGCGATCGTGCTGACCGCCGCAACGCTGTTTGTCCTCTCGCTGCTGTTTGCCCCCGAGCAGGGGATGATCGCCCGGCTCGTCCACGAGCAGCGACTGCGACGGCGCGTTGCGCAGGACCATTTGCTGCGGTCGTTGTACGAACTGGCCGAGCCGCGACTCGCCGAGACCCCGATGATCCCGTTCGCCGCGCTGGCGGCCAACCGCGGCTGGCGCCCGGCACGGTTGCGACGTCTGCTCTCGGCGAATCAGGAGCAGGGGCTGCTCGCATATCGGGGCGACGCCGTGACGCTCACACCCCTGGGAATCCGCGCCGCCGCGGAAGCCACGCGCCGGCATCGGCTGTGGGAACTTTACATGATGCGGGTCGCGGGGGCCGCGGCCGATCACGTCGATCGCTCGGCCGACGACGTCGAGCACCTGCTGCCGCCGGCCGTGCTGTTGGAGTTGGAAGCGGAACTGGCTGCCGAAACCGCGGCCGAAGCCGCCGCCGCGCCCACGGTCCCCCCGTCGCCGCATCGCATGGGGGGCGACGCGCCATGA